From the Hevea brasiliensis isolate MT/VB/25A 57/8 chromosome 15, ASM3005281v1, whole genome shotgun sequence genome, one window contains:
- the LOC131174004 gene encoding premnaspirodiene oxygenase-like, which translates to MEHLLASFLFPITIFLFIFMAMLRIWRKSKTSNSTLNLPPGPWKLPLIGSLHHLAGSMPLHHRLRDLSMKYGPLMHLQLGEITNIVISSPETAKQVMKTHDIIFSQRPFIPSISLMTYNSMDIAFSPYGEYWRQLRKICTSELLTASRVRSFRSIREEQTSKFVRFISSSAGSPINFSRMMESLTYSVISRAAFGKVWKGEEVFVPTIKKLAQAAADSYLADLYPSIKLLQVITGMKPRLKRLHQAIDEIIENIVDEHRTKKAEAKSVDVDEEEDLVDVLLNIQDKGDLEFPLTSVNIKAVILDMFIVGSDTSSTPVEWAMSEMLKNPRVMIKAQQEVRQIFDANGTIDEAGLQELNYLKLVIKETLRLHPPVPLLVPRECRESCIINGYHIPEKSTVVVNAWAIGRDPNYWSEAKRFYPERFLDNSIDFKGTNFEFIPFGAGRRMCPGILFGMANVELPLAQLLYHFDWKLPSGLKPENLDMTEDLSITVKRRNPLYVIPIPYIPPPVK; encoded by the exons ATGGAACACTTGCTCGCTTCCTTCTTATTTCCTATTACAATTTTCCTCTTTATCTTCATGGCCATGTTGAGGATATGGAGGAAATCGAAAACCAGCAACTCGACTCTTAATTTACCACCAGGACCATGGAAGCTGCCTTTAATAGGGAGCTTACACCATTTAGCTGGGTCCATGCCACTTCATCACAGGCTAAGAGacttat CCATGAAATATGGACCTCTCATGCACCTTCAACTTGGTGAAATTACCAACATCGTCATTTCTTCTCCTGAAACTGCTAAACAAGTGATGAAAACCCATGATATCATCTTTTCTCAGAGACCCTTTATCCCTTCAATAAGTCTTATGACTTATAATTCAATGGACATCGCATTTTCTCCATATGGAGAATATTGGAGACAGTTGCGAAAGATTTGCACGTCCGAGCTACTAACTGCGAGTCGTGTGAGGTCTTTCAGATCAATAAGGGAAGAACAGACTTCAAAATTCGTTAGATTCATTTCTTCTAGTGCTGGATCCCCGATAAACTTTAGCAGGATGATGGAATCGTTGACCTATAGCGTCATTTCAAGAGCAGCCTTTGGCAAGGTATGGAAGGGAGAAGAAGTATTCGTGCCCACTATCAAGAAACTTGCACAAGCTGCAGCAGATTCTTATCTTGCTGATTTGTACCCTTCCATCAAATTGCTCCAAGTGATTACTGGGATGAAGCCTAGACTAAAGAGGCTTCATCAAGCAATAGATGAGATAATCGAGAACATCGTAGACGAACATAGAACCAAAAAGGCTGAGGCGAAGTCTGTTGATGTAGATGAAGAAGAGGATCTTGTAGATGTTCTTTTGAATATTCAGGATAAAGGAGATCTCGAATTCCCTTTAACCAGCGTTAATATCAAAGCAGTCATTTTG GATATGTTTATTGTTGGTAGCGACACATCTTCTACACCTGTAGAATGGGCAATGTCAGAAATGCTAAAAAACCCAAGAGTGATGATAAAGGCACAACAAGAGGTGAGGCAAATTTTTGATGCAAACGGAACCATTGACGAAGCAGGCCTTCAAGAACTAAACTATTTAAAATTGGTTATCAAAGAAACTCTGAGATTACATCCTCCTGTTCCATTGTTAGTTCCAAGAGAATGTAGAGAGAGTTGTATCATTAATGGGTATCACATACCTGAAAAATCCACAGTTGTTGTGAATGCATGGGCGATTGGAAGGGATCCCAATTACTGGTCTGAAGCTAAGAGATTTTATCCGGAGAGATTTCTTGATAATTCAATAGATTTTAAGGGTACTAACTTTGAATTTATCCCATTTGGTGCTGGAAGGAGGATGTGTCCAGGAATATTGTTCGGCATGGCTAATGTTGAGCTTCCACTTGCACAGCTTCTATACCATTTTGATTGGAAACTCCCTAGTGGGCTGAAGCCAGAAAATCTTGACATGACTGAAGATTTAAGCATTACGGTCAAACGGAGAAATCCTCTCTACGTGATTCCAATTCCATACATTCCTCCGCCTGTCAAGTAA